The DNA window ATTAACACCAAACCGCGACTTGGAATTGGTCCTGTTGCAGCTGCATTTGGCACCATAGTGTTAGAAATAACGATTTTAGGTATTGGTATGTTGAATTTAGATGCAGCAGTTTTCACTATGCTGTAAACATCTACGATCTTCACCAGACTACTGTCTGGACTGCATTTAAATCCATAGTCCTCGAAAATTTCCTCTCCAATTTCACAGCTAGGTTCCTTTCCAATTGCCAAAGATCTTTTATAGATGTCATTTTTCATCTGAACTACTACGTCGTTTCCAAATTTTTCTTTAAACAACCTAAATTCTTCCACTGGAAGCTGATACTCAATTATATGCACATATGGATTTGACGGTGTGATCCTCCAATTGTTTCGGGCCAGGTAGATCCTGTCAGAAAGCAGCACAATAATCAATTGAAGTCCAAGTATGGCAATCACTGCAAAAACAAGTCCGAGAAATATGAAGAATAGGATGTTAATTCCGAAAAAGATTACGTATAAAAACAAAAGGTTACTTCCAAATAACCTGTCAGCAAGTTTCTTCCCAGAGCTTGGAGGCTCTTCAGGTATAATATCTTCTCCTTCAACCCATGCGAAGTAGAGTGTGGACTGTCTTATTGATTCATGGAAGAACTGTACCGCAAGGATAAGTTCCTCTTTAACATTGGTAACGAATTTTTCTGGGGTGCCGTTGTAAGAAGTTATCGTAACATCCAACGGTGATCCTGCAACTATCTCCACTAAAATTTTCCATCCATATTCTGGATTTATAGCATAAAAACTGAGTTTAGAATTGTTTGATCCGTTGATTTTGTTGACAGAACTAAAATTTTTAGGTTTAGACAATAAATAATATTTATAAATGAATTCAAGTACCTCTTTCATATGCGCCTGAGCAACGGCAGTATCTATGGCAAATTTATAGGTCCTTGTCATTTTCACCAGCTATAACTTTAATTGACAATTATTTCTATGGATTTAATGGATTATGTAATTTTAGAAAAGTGATAATTAACATAAATGTACCTTCAGTCGAATTTTTATTTAAAAACTACTGAAAAATCACCAACCCTTCATAGTGTATGTGTTTTTAAGTTTCTTGATGTTGGATAAATAGTTCAAATCATAGTTTAAGGGAACATATTTATATGTTCGTTTTGCCAACTTTAATAATCATAATATTTCAATGGACTCATAAGATTTAAGTTAACTAATGGGTTTTTTTTGATGAAATGTAGGAGGTTAAAAATTTGCTTCTCTTAATAAGTCCAATAAATGCAGAGGAGGCACTAGAATCTATTGAAGGTGGTGCCGATATAGTAGACGTTAAAAATCCGAAGGAAGGATCCCTTGGAGCTAATTTTCCTTGGGTTATCAAAAATATAAGGGAGATAACTCCTGAAGGCATGCATGTAAGTGCAACTCTGGGTGATGTTCCATACAAACCAGGCACAGTTTCACTTGCAGCTGCTGGAGCAGTTGTTTCAGGTGCTGATTATATCAAAGTAGGTCTTTACGGAACAAAAAACTATGATGAAGCTTTAGAAGTCATGGAAAATGTGGTTAAATCTGTTAGAGAATTTGATGAAGATGCATTGGTAGTCGCATCTGGATACGCTGATGCCCACAGGGTAGGTGCAGTTGATCCCATGGAAATTCCACGTGTAGCTGCCGATGCAGGAGCAGATCTTGCAATGGTCGACACAGCAGTTAAGGATGGAAAAACTTTATTTGATTTTATGGATGTTGAAAAACTTCAAAAATTCAACGACAGCATACATGATTACGGTCTGAAATCTGCTTTGGCAGGTTCTGTTAAAAAGGATCAGCTTAAATTACTCTACGATATAGGATGTGATGTTGTAGGGATAAGGGGAGCTGCATGCACAGGTGGAGACAGAAACAATGGAAGTATACACAGAACTGCTGTGAAGGAATTGAAGGACATGATAGAAAACTTTTAAAGTTTTGAAATCTAATATAAAAGAAATTTAATACAGTTTTTTGTGGAATTTTATTTTATCCAAGGAAACTGAAGGTAAGGGTTTAATGAGATTTAAACCCAAGAAACTATTTGAACAACCTTTTGAGGGTTGGAGGTATTTATATGTTCTCGGAAAAATTGATTAATGCACCAGAAGGGTTCACTTTTGACGATTTTTTGATGTTACCATCAGTATCTTCGGTTGAACCCAAGGACGTTGAAACTACGACCCAAATTTCAAGAAATTACAGAATTAACATCCCAATAGTTAGTTCCGCCATGGACACAGTAACAGAAGGAGAAATGGCAATAGCTTTAGCTCAAGAAGGTGGATTAGGTGTTATTCACCGAAATATGACCATTAATGAGCAGATTAATGAGATCAAAAAGGTTAAACGGTCCGGTGATCTTACAATACGGGATGTTATCACCATAAGTCCTGAAGCCTCCATTGTAGAAGCACAGGAAATTATGGATGAAGAAGAGATAAGCGGACTTCCTGTTGTTAGGGATGGAACAGTCGTAGGTATAATAAGTCGGAGAGATGTAAAACCTATTATAAATTCTGATCCAAAGAGAATGGTTCAGGATATCATGACAGAGGAAGTTGTCACAGTATCTGAATCCACCACACCTGCAGAGGCCCTTGATATAGCCTATGAAAACAAAGTTGAGAGGCTGCCTGTTGTTAAGGACGGTATCATTGTGGGCATACTCACAATGAGGGATATACTTGAAAGAAAGAATTTCCCAAATGCATCCCGTGATAAAAAGGGTAGATTCCTAGTTGCCGCAGCAACAGGACCATTTGATCTTGACAGGGCAATGGCACTTGATGAAGCAGGTGCAGATATAATTGCGGTGGACTGTGCACACGCACACAAACCAAGTATTGTGGATTCTGTTAAAACCATGAACGAAAATATTGATGCAGATCTTTTAGTAGGTAACATAGCCACAGGAGAAGCTGCAGAAGATCTCATGGCAGCAGAAGTTGATGGATTCAAAGTGGGTATAGGTCCAGGTTCCATATGTACAACCAGGATCATATCTGGAGTTGGAGTACCTCAGTTAACAGCTATATCATCGGTGGCAGATGTTGCCAAAGACTACGGAGTTCCAGTTATAGGAGACGGTGGTTTAAGATACTCTGGAGATATTGCGAAGGCCATAGGGGCTGGAGCAGATGCAGTCATGCTTGGAAGTCTTTTAGCAGGTACTCGCGAAGCACCTGGAGATGTTGTTATAATGAACGGAAGGAAGTTCAAACAATACAGGGGAATGGGTTCATTAGGAGCTATGACCGGTGGAGTTGGAGCAGGAACAGACCGTTACTTCCAGGAAGTTAAGGGACCGATGAAACATGCAAAACTCGTTCCTGAAGGAGTTGAAGGAGTAGTACCCTACAAAGGACCTGCAAATGAAATTCTATTCCAACTAATTGGTGGAATAAAAGCATCATTTGGTTACTGTGGAGCAAACAACATAAAAGACATGCAGAAAAAGGCTAAATTTGTAAGAATTTCTCCAAGTGGAATGACAGAAAGCCATCCACACGACCTTACAATAACCAACGAAAGCCCAAACTATCCAACAACAAGATTGTTGTAAAACCCACATCAAATAACTTTTTTTTTTATTTTCTTTAAAAATTAGTAAAGTTCATCCAATTTCTCACGATCCCAAACATATATGTTTTATTATCGAGGATTATACTAAAATATAGAATATTTTTTGACAATTAGACGTTGGTAAGAACCATATGAAATCTGTAATTGTGTTATGTGGAGGGCTGAGTACTCGGATGGGTCAGGACAAGGGATCCATGAATTACCACGGTAAACCTATGATCGTCCACGTGCTTGAATCTTTAAATCAGGTTGCAGATGAAGTAGTATTGGTTCTGAGAAATGAAGTTCAGTACAACAAATACAAAAATTTACTATCCAAAAATGCTTTTTTAGAATCTTCAAACTTCAAAATATTGAAGGATACTATAAAAGATAAAGGACCTCTTGGAGGAATTTATACAGGGATCAGTGCAATTAATTCTGATAAGGCCCTGATTGCCCCATGTGATTCTCCATTCATCTCCAAAGAACTGGTAACACAACTCTTTGAAATCTCTAAAAACTACCCTGATTTTGAATCATTCGTACCAATATGGTCAGATGGAAATATGGAACCACTTCACTCCATTTATCCAGTTAGATCCAAGGAAATAATAGAAGATCTTCTATTAAAGGATCAGAAGAATGTTAAAGCGCTAATAAAAAGGTTAAATGTTAAGTACATAAAAATTGATGAATTTGATCTTCCAAAGAAAAGTTTTCTCAATCTAAACAGTCCCCAAGATATTTCAAAGGTAGAGTAATGTAAATATTAACTAAAAAAATTTTTATGTTGGACAGAGTTGGAAGTAGAAACTTTGAAATACATTTTTAAATCAAAACAATAAAAACTAGATTTAGATACTAAACTCATGGATTCTCTCACTCACATGGGATAATCTTCTTGATAATAATTGAAACCAAAACAATGGGAAACTAACTATTTCTTCAATTTTCTATATGGGGGTTTAAAATTTGTTTACAACAGAATCTCAACTGGCTACAGACGCATGGAAAACTGTTTTAAAACAGATCATGGAATTTGGAGATGAACTGGAGGATGAAAATGAAGAATTCACCAAGGAGTTACTAAACGTAGTAGTGAAAGTAAATGATCCCATTAATTCCCAACCTCCAGAGGGTTATTTCACCATAAAAAAATTTAAAAGATGTGAAAACCACTTTTTAGATCCTGAGAGCAGATTGAATGGGACTGACTATGGTAACAGAATAAGAAGTCACTTTGGATTTAAAATAGGGCGTGATGTATACAGCATCCGAACAGATCAAATAGAATCAGTCTTGGTTCGTCTTAAACGTAACAGTACCACAAGAAGAGCTGTTATAACTATTTTTGATCCCTCAATTGATCACTACAAAGATAATGTTCCAAGTTTGGTGATGATAGACATCATAATCCGTAAAAATAGAATTTACCTAACTGCTGTATGCAGAAGTGTTGATTATTATGGTTCATGGATTCAAAATTTCTTTGCACTTCGGGGTCTATTAAAATATCTTTCAAACCATCTTAAAGTTAAGATGGGACCCATAACAATCCATTCAGTGAGTGCACATGTCTACAAAAGAAACTACAAAGATGTTTTAAATATCAAAAGTTAATATTGTGCTTTTTTGGGTAACAAACAGAATTTATTCTATTATATCTAAATTAAAAGATTTAAATAAATATTTGATGAATTGATTCGCAACTATAAAATTTAGGGAATGTTTAAGCTCAGAAAAAAAAGATATAAACAAAAATTTTTGAGCAAAATGTTTAATACAATTAAAATTTGTTTGGAGAATTATCCGGAACTATTGGGTAGTATTACAGTTACTCCATCGTTTTAACACTTGAAGTTAATTTCCGATGAATCACTAATCTCTACAATTTCAGGGTTACGACCCATTTCCAGAATAAATTTGTTGGCAGTTTCTATCATGTTAACGTAGACGCTTTTACTGATTTTGCATCCCTCAATGATGGTAAATGCCGGCATTTCTCCGTTCAATTCTTTGAACTCAATTACTTCTTCAACCATTTGTCGGTACTGTTTGAGAGTTAACCTCTCCATTAGATCAACCACATCTAGTTTTTTAAGTGAATTATTTATTGTAGGTAGCTTTGATTATTACCACTTAAATATTTTGCGAATTAAAATTCACATTTAGCATTATTTTTCAGATTGAATCTTGTTTAAAGTGGAGGATTCAGTACACTAGTTACTAGTCTAAGTTGGAACTGCTTTCAACAGTTTTGATCACAACGGTCTTATTTGGATCAAATGGATTGGTACGCATTGCAAGTGAGAATAGGTAACGATAATTATTTTTTAAATGTTCCATGTAGTTCAACCATTCAAATATTAGAAGGTCATAAACCCTTTGAACATCTTCTTTTAAATGTTCACAGTCCGATGCAGGTAAATCATAGGTGTTTTCACGTTTATCAAGTTCTTCAGTCAAATGAAAAACAGCTCTCAACAGATCTGTGAAGGTTTCATGTTCTAACAGATTGGGATTTTCAAGAAGTGCAAGTAGAAACATTCTTTTATCTTGAAGAAAAAGTTTGGATTGGTATAAAAAATCTGCAACTTCTTTATTGGAGGGGATGATCATGAGGCTGTGTGCGAGTGAATTGATGTTCTTTTTGGCGTGCTCAAAATCTTCATCTTCCCAACGTGAATTGATAATCAAAATTTTACTGGTTTTGGTTGACTTGGAATCAAACTTGGATATTTCAGTCAGAAGTTCAGTTCCAACTTCACTAAAAAAAGCTCCAATAACCATGTTGAGCTTTTCAAGCATTAATTTTTTTTCTCGTTCATTTATGCCTGTTTGTATAATTATAACTACAATAAGTGCTTCAATTGGAAGGAAAACCATATTAATACCAATATAAAAAAGTTCGGTTTTAGGTTCCCTAAATATCATTGTCTGGACAATGTAAAGGACCAATGATGAAAAAATGAGTATGCCTGCTATTTTGATGTTCCAACTGAACCTCTCGAGAATTTTCATGGTACCATCATTTATCTCTCTAGAACGATTTCATAATTTTTCAGTAATCACAACTGTTATTGGATTGTTTGAGTACATCATTGTTCCCCTTTGACCGGGGGTTCCCTTGGATATCATAATATTAACAACTTCGGATTTAAGGGAAAGTTCTTTGAAGGTGGAAATTGCTTCTGTTGCTGTTTCAAGTAGAATGGATGTTACTAAAATTCTTCCGTTTTTATTAAGTTTTTTGTAACCCTTCTTTATCAGTTGTGGTAGTTTTCCACTGCTACCTCCAATCATGAGAACATCAAATTCTTCAAGATCCTCAAGTGCTTCTAATCCATCTGCTTGGATAACTTCAACCTTGTTCTTAACTTGGTGTTTATTAACATTTTCTTGGGTTGTTTGTGTGGCTAGAGGATTTAGATCTATGGAGTAAACTTTTTTTGCTTTTTTTGCAAATTCTACTGTGAGACCACCTGTTCCACATCCAATATCCACCACAACATCTTCCTCTGAAACTTCAGATTTGCATAGTAAAATGCACCTGATCTCTTCCTTGGTTGGTCCTGGAACCTTTGGATTTTTTATGAAATCAGAGTCTTTGATCATTGCATTTCACCGGTCCATCTTTGGAATAGATGGTTTTCTATGCCGAGCACATCTAAAATTTTACCAACCACAAAATCTGTTAGATCTTCAGTTTTTTCTGGTAAATGATAAAATCCTGGCATTGCTGGTAAGATAATACCTCCTTCCCTGCTTATTTGTACCATGTTCTCCAGATGCACAGTCCTAAGCGGGGTTTCTCTTGGAACTACAACAAGCTTTCTACGTTCTTTAAGTGCCACATCAGCAGCTCTTGTAACTGCATTATTCGCATATCCATTGGCAATTGCAGAGAGGGTTTTCATGGTACATGGAACTATCACCATGGATTCAAATTTGAATGATCCGCTGTTAATTGCAGTTGTTAGATCCTTTGAAGGGTAGAATTCAGTTGCCAGATCAATTATTTCTTCTTCTGTAGAATTTAGTTCGTATTCAAGTATGATCTTGGCAGGATCTGTTAAAACAACTGCTGTTTCAATATTTTTCTCTTTAAGAACTTCTAGAAGTCTTTTTCCGTATATAACTCCACTCGCTCCTGTAATTGCTACTACTATCATTTTTTTCAGCTCTTATGATATTTTAATTATAAATTTAGTTGGAATTGAAAACTTACTCAGGATTGTCAATGAGTTGGTTAAATGAAACATCCTTAGCAAGATTTGAGTACTCTTCAGGTAAATAAACGCAGAGATCAGCATGATTAAATCTAGCATCTCTAAGTGTACTCACTATGGTTGAAATCTTTGAAAGGTTGACTAGGTCTCCATTGGATGATACCAATGTTTTCATCTCATCGAAGGAAGGGTAGTCTGGAACGTCCACAATAACGTAATCTTCAGGCACTCCAAGTTCCTCTGCAATCTGTATTTCATATTGCTGAATTTGTTTGGGTTCTATTTTGAAAATAGCACCGGGATTTGTTAGTTCATCCAGCTTAAGTGAATAAACTGTTTTAAAAAGTTTTCTATTGTCTAGTCTATGGATAATATCTCCAATTAATCCTTCTTGGTATCTTGCTATACTAATTATATCTGCATCGTCGTACTTGTAAATATTTTCAGGGTCTATGTGTCCTTCTTTGAAGAGCTGCTTCAGACATCTTCTAAACATTGAATTGATTATTCTGGTGGTATGATGTTGATAAACACTTGGATACATGAAGTACCTGGCAAGTAGCATACTTTCTGCAGCTTGAACTCCTTTAGACTTTAAAATAAGGTTGTCTTCGAGTTTCATGTTGTGAATCAATCTTTCCACATCTATCACTCCATAGGCAACCCCTGTGTAGTAGGAATCCCTAAGGAGATAATCCATCCTGTCCACATCCAGGTCTCCTGATATGATCTGTCCCAGGGAACCTTCTCCCCTTATCAGGCTTATGATCTCTTCTGGATCATATTTTTCTGACAGGATCGTAGATATTTCAGATTCTCTAATTAATTTTGAAGTTAATTCTTCGTGGGATTGTTTTAAAACAGCTTCAGATACGTGGGAAAATGGTCCATGTCCTGCATCATGAAGAAGGGCACAAACACGAAGAATTTGGCGTTGTTCATCAGGGAGTTTCAATCCATAGGACAGTCTTGAAGCCAAGTACATGGTTCCAATTGAGTGTTCAAATCTGGTATGGTTAGCACCAGGATAAACCAGATATGTGAAGCCCAACTGTTTAATACGTCTCAACCTTTGAATCTGGGGAGTGTCTATTAACTTTACCTCAAATTCATTTATCTGAAGGTTTCCGTGCAGGCTGTCCCTTATAAATTTCACTTAACCACCTGACATTATTATGTTAGTACCATCCTCTGTATGTTCTTCCTTTTTAAAGTCCAGTTCGTACTTTACCCTTTCAATAATTTCATGCAATGCTTTTCTGGTTTCATCACGGTGTGATCCAGATACCGCAGTTAGAAATAAAGGGTCTCCTGGCTTGAAATTGCCAATGTAGTGAACTACTGCTATTTCCAGTACTCCATATTTCTGCTTGACATCATAAACTATTTCCTTTAACTCTTGTTCTGTTTCTAACTGGTTTGGAGTTGTTAGGTCCATTTGTACGGTTTTTTTTCCAGTTTCCTCTCCCCGTACAATTCCCTCAAATGAAAAAATAGCACCGCATTTATTTATTTCAGGGTTTTTTTTGAGTTCTTCTAATAAACTGCAGATGGAGATTTCTTCAACACCTTTCTCAATGATTCTAACAGTCATTTTTTTAACACCACTGTTTGTTTAGTTGATACTACTATTAGCTTGTTTTTTTAATTAATCTATTAATTAAATTTCGTTCAATTCTCTTCTTGAAAGTTGTTTTAATCTGTTTATTCCGTCAATTTCGTAAATTACATCTTTCACAGAACTTGGAATTAAAGATTCCCAATCTTCATCATTTAGCATTCTTTTTCTAACTTCTGTTCCTGAATATGTTTTTCGATTGTATAGCGGTGGAACAGTCACTTCGAATCCGCCCTCTCTAAACAACTGTTGAACAAGGAAATTTCCAGAGTAGACATGTTGGAATGGAGGTGTGAGCATTTTAACATGGGCAACCCATATTGAGTTACATGCAACATCTTGAATAGGAATGATGTAGTACTTGGATGCAGGAATATCATTTTCTGTAAGTGCTTTTGTTAGCATCATTACACGTTCTCCTGCTGTAAAAGGGTCTTTAACTGTGTGGCTTAACTGGGCACTTCCTATCCCAATTATCAACTCGTCAACTTCGTCAAGAATTCTTTTAATAACTTCAAGATGGCCTTCGTGAACAGGTTGCATCCTTCCAACAAGTAAACCTCGCATTTTCTTCACCATGGGAATCATTTTATCATTATATTTGAAAATGAGGCCAAAACAAAACACTGGCCGTAATTAATTAACATTATTATATCTGAACAACTAATTAAATATCTATTTGTATTTTAAATTAATTGACATATTTCTTAATGATTTGCTTAACTTAAACTGGAAGTTCGAGGACACTGTTCAATTCAAGCTTTTAAATTGATAGTGGGATATATTTTTAAGGATATAATAATGAAAAAGAAGTAAAAATCTATTGTATATTACCATTCTCGACTTTTTATTGTAAATGAACAGTGATCATCACCTAATGCATAGCACCGGGTTTCGTTTACTATTTGTTCTTCTTGGAAGTGTGCTGTGAACAGTGCCTTCAATATTCCGGAGTCAAAGGCGCAAGCAGCTTTTCCAAGGGGTGGAAGATTTTGGCACTCAAAACAGTCATAAACGTTTATGGTTAAAGGTTCAAGTTTAATAACTTCAACAGTTCCCAGGCTGTGACCTTGCCAGAATTTAGCAATATTTTGGGCGAGAACTTGAATATCAGGATCTTTAACCTTTTGATATAGGGTTTGACCCACTTGAACTCCTGCTTCGTAGAGAATAGGGTCTATATCTATGCCTTGTCTTATGAGAGAAACTCTGAGGGTATGGAAGATGAGTCTGAAAAATTCGAAGGGATCTCCTTCGCTTTCGATGTATTTGTTAACATATTCATCAAAATTTTCCGAAATAACTTTTTTTCCTGAAAGATGACCCAGATATTCTGATTTAATGAAGAATATCTTTTTTCGGGCGTCGTTTTCATCTACCTTGGATCCTATTATTCCTTCATCTACCATTCTTCTAAGATGTACAGATACTGTTGATTTAGCTTTCCCTGAGAGCTCTACAAGCTGATCAAAACTTAATTCACCTTTTCGTAATACAGATAATATTTTTACCCTGACTGGACTGTTGATTGCATATATTCCTTCAGATGTGGAAAACAATTCTATCTGCATGTCTTTTAAGGGTTCCTTTTGAACCATTGGATCACTTCTTTTAATGTCTGTGGTTTTATTCGTTAACGATAGTATGGAAACCGTAACTTATAAATATCTTGTTCGTTTATATTAGAACATTCGTCTGTAAACGAACATATTTTTGTTTGCAATCGAGCATGATAAATGTTTTGGAAGACATAATAAAAACTATAAATTAGTTATGGGAGGAGAAAGTTATGCCAGAAAAATTGGATATGTTTTGTTATCAATGCAGTCAAACAGCATTTGAAACTGGATGTACAGTGAAGGGTGTTTGTGGAAAGGAAGCAACTGTAGCCAGATTACAGGACAACCTTTTATTTTCAATGAAGGGAATATCAGCTTACCTTTACCATTCAAGAGAATTGGGATACACAGATCCTGAAGTGGATCAATTCCTTGAAAAGGGGTTCTACTCAACGCTCACAAATGTAAACTTCGATCCAGCAGAATTTGTTGAACTAGCCAAAGAATCCGGCATGATGAATATTAAGGCCATGCAGCTGCTTAAAAAAGCTCATATAGAAACCTATGGAGAACCAACACCAACCGAAGTTAAAGTTGGATCAGTTAAAGGTAAGGGAATAATAGCCACTGGCCACAGTTTAAAAGCACTGGAAGAATTACTAAAACAGACCGAAGGAACAGGTATTAACGTATACACTCACTCAGAACTGCTACCTGCGCATGGATATCCTGAGCTAAGAAAGTACAAACACCTCAAGGGACAAATAGGTGGGCCATGGTTTGACCAGAAGAAGACCTTTTCAAACTACCCTGCAGCAATAGTTGGAACATCAAACTGTGTTCTTATCCCAAAAGATGACTACAAGGAGAGAATGTTCACAGTTGGAGTAGCACAGCTACCTGGAGTTACCCATATCGAAGATTACGACTTTACACCAGCCATAGAAATGGCAAAATCCCTCCCTGATCTGGAAGATGAACCTAGGGACACAGTACTTACAACAGGATTTGGCGCCTCAACCATACTTGCACTGGCAGGAAAGATCAAAGAACTTGTATTAGCAGGTAAAATTAAACATTTCTTCGTAGTTGGTGGATGTGACTCACCTAAACCTCAGGCCAAGTACTACACAGAATTTGTCAAAAACCTGCCTGAAGATGTCATAGTACTGACACTTGCATGTGGAAAGTACAGATTCAATGATATGGATCTAGGAAACATAGAAGGAGTTCCAAGGTTAATTGATCTAGGTCAGTGTAACGATGCAATAGTAGGTATAGACGTTGTTGTAGCACTTTCAGATCTCTTTGAAATGGAGATAAACGATCTTCCACTCACATTCGTACTGAGCTGGATGGAACAAAAAGCAGCAGCAATCCTATGGAGTCTTCTTGCATTGGACATCCAAAATATGTATCTCGGACCAATAGTACCAGGATGGGTTAACGACGAAATCTTAAAAGTACTAGTGGACAACTACGGTTTAACACCTATTGGAGACCCAAAAGAAGACATAAAAAAGATGTTAGGTTAAAGTACAAATTTTTTTAACCTATTTAATTACTTTTTTTTTAATCTGAAAATTTAAAATACAATTTATCTAATTTTAAATCTGTTTAATCACTACTTTTCTAAAAGTAGTGTGCACACTAGTTTTATAGGGAATTTTTTCATTTTTAATATCTAGATATTTTGAATTCAATTATAGATAACTTATTATTGATGCTAATACAAACTGGAAATCTATATACTTAAAAGAAAAATTTATAATGATAATATCAAGTTTAATTGATTAATACAACGGTGATAATCAATGATTAATATTAAAAATGTTTCCAAGACGTTTAAAATGGATGATGGTGCAGAGATCAAGGCTTTAGATGATATCAGTATTGATGTAAATGATGGGGAAATACTGGGCATAATCGGTGTCAGTGGATCAGGAAAAAGTACACTTCTTAGAATATTAAGGGGTGTTGAAAAATTCGATGCTGGAGAAATAGATATAGATGATGTGCATGTAAAGTTTGACTCCAATCCATACTACTTCACCAAACTTAAACAGGAAACAGCCATACACCTTCAAAGGTCCTTCGGCCTATGGGCAGAAACAGCACTTCAAAATGTGGTAAGAAAACTCAACGGTGCTAAATACGGAGATGAAGGATTAACAGATTTTAACTATGCTTACGATGAATTTGGAGATGAGGCCAAAGAAATTCTTAAAGTTGTGGGATTGGAACACAAAGCCGATCACTTCGCACCAGTTCTGAGTGGTGGAGAAAAACAAAGACTGATCATGGCGAGACAACTTGCAAAAAAACCTAAAGTACTTCTTTTAGATGAACCTGCCACAATGTCATGTCCTAAAACTAAACAGGATGTTTTAAATGCTATAAAAAATATTAACAAGAAA is part of the Methanobacterium lacus genome and encodes:
- a CDS encoding M48 family metallopeptidase, with the protein product MTRTYKFAIDTAVAQAHMKEVLEFIYKYYLLSKPKNFSSVNKINGSNNSKLSFYAINPEYGWKILVEIVAGSPLDVTITSYNGTPEKFVTNVKEELILAVQFFHESIRQSTLYFAWVEGEDIIPEEPPSSGKKLADRLFGSNLLFLYVIFFGINILFFIFLGLVFAVIAILGLQLIIVLLSDRIYLARNNWRITPSNPYVHIIEYQLPVEEFRLFKEKFGNDVVVQMKNDIYKRSLAIGKEPSCEIGEEIFEDYGFKCSPDSSLVKIVDVYSIVKTAASKFNIPIPKIVISNTMVPNAAATGPIPSRGLVLITTGLLVELEEDEILSVLGHEMGHLKGHDPVVLFSIISIEFILRFTLFFPLVILNPIIYIIVVMAAIFFVAKFFETRADLVSAMNIGQPEVLAESLRKIGFNRLQMERSSSNILRWLAWDPHPPLYFRIERLDKMKTPIKVKHPLIQSAKDVINGFKRSFKG
- a CDS encoding (5-formylfuran-3-yl)methyl phosphate synthase translates to MLLLISPINAEEALESIEGGADIVDVKNPKEGSLGANFPWVIKNIREITPEGMHVSATLGDVPYKPGTVSLAAAGAVVSGADYIKVGLYGTKNYDEALEVMENVVKSVREFDEDALVVASGYADAHRVGAVDPMEIPRVAADAGADLAMVDTAVKDGKTLFDFMDVEKLQKFNDSIHDYGLKSALAGSVKKDQLKLLYDIGCDVVGIRGAACTGGDRNNGSIHRTAVKELKDMIENF
- the guaB gene encoding IMP dehydrogenase, with the protein product MFSEKLINAPEGFTFDDFLMLPSVSSVEPKDVETTTQISRNYRINIPIVSSAMDTVTEGEMAIALAQEGGLGVIHRNMTINEQINEIKKVKRSGDLTIRDVITISPEASIVEAQEIMDEEEISGLPVVRDGTVVGIISRRDVKPIINSDPKRMVQDIMTEEVVTVSESTTPAEALDIAYENKVERLPVVKDGIIVGILTMRDILERKNFPNASRDKKGRFLVAAATGPFDLDRAMALDEAGADIIAVDCAHAHKPSIVDSVKTMNENIDADLLVGNIATGEAAEDLMAAEVDGFKVGIGPGSICTTRIISGVGVPQLTAISSVADVAKDYGVPVIGDGGLRYSGDIAKAIGAGADAVMLGSLLAGTREAPGDVVIMNGRKFKQYRGMGSLGAMTGGVGAGTDRYFQEVKGPMKHAKLVPEGVEGVVPYKGPANEILFQLIGGIKASFGYCGANNIKDMQKKAKFVRISPSGMTESHPHDLTITNESPNYPTTRLL
- the mobA gene encoding molybdenum cofactor guanylyltransferase, with amino-acid sequence MKSVIVLCGGLSTRMGQDKGSMNYHGKPMIVHVLESLNQVADEVVLVLRNEVQYNKYKNLLSKNAFLESSNFKILKDTIKDKGPLGGIYTGISAINSDKALIAPCDSPFISKELVTQLFEISKNYPDFESFVPIWSDGNMEPLHSIYPVRSKEIIEDLLLKDQKNVKALIKRLNVKYIKIDEFDLPKKSFLNLNSPQDISKVE
- a CDS encoding thymidylate synthase, translated to MFTTESQLATDAWKTVLKQIMEFGDELEDENEEFTKELLNVVVKVNDPINSQPPEGYFTIKKFKRCENHFLDPESRLNGTDYGNRIRSHFGFKIGRDVYSIRTDQIESVLVRLKRNSTTRRAVITIFDPSIDHYKDNVPSLVMIDIIIRKNRIYLTAVCRSVDYYGSWIQNFFALRGLLKYLSNHLKVKMGPITIHSVSAHVYKRNYKDVLNIKS
- a CDS encoding pseudomurein-binding protein, with protein sequence MERLTLKQYRQMVEEVIEFKELNGEMPAFTIIEGCKISKSVYVNMIETANKFILEMGRNPEIVEISDSSEINFKC
- the cbiT gene encoding precorrin-6Y C5,15-methyltransferase (decarboxylating) subunit CbiT; this encodes MIKDSDFIKNPKVPGPTKEEIRCILLCKSEVSEEDVVVDIGCGTGGLTVEFAKKAKKVYSIDLNPLATQTTQENVNKHQVKNKVEVIQADGLEALEDLEEFDVLMIGGSSGKLPQLIKKGYKKLNKNGRILVTSILLETATEAISTFKELSLKSEVVNIMISKGTPGQRGTMMYSNNPITVVITEKL
- a CDS encoding UbiX family flavin prenyltransferase produces the protein MIVVAITGASGVIYGKRLLEVLKEKNIETAVVLTDPAKIILEYELNSTEEEIIDLATEFYPSKDLTTAINSGSFKFESMVIVPCTMKTLSAIANGYANNAVTRAADVALKERRKLVVVPRETPLRTVHLENMVQISREGGIILPAMPGFYHLPEKTEDLTDFVVGKILDVLGIENHLFQRWTGEMQ